A single genomic interval of Dromiciops gliroides isolate mDroGli1 chromosome 1, mDroGli1.pri, whole genome shotgun sequence harbors:
- the PES1 gene encoding pescadillo homolog, whose protein sequence is MGGLEKKKYERGSATNYITRNKARKKLQLSLADFRRLCILKGIYPHEPKHKKKVNKGSTAARTFYLLKDIKFLLHEPIVNKFRSYKVFVRKLRKAYGKSEWNTVERLKDNKPTYKLDHIIKERYPTFIDALRDLDDALSMCFLFSTFPRTGKCHVQTIQLCRRLTVEFLNYIITSRALRKVFLSIKGIYYQAEVLGQPIVWITPYAFSHNHPTDVDYRVMATFTEFYTTLLGFVNFHLYQTLNLQYPPKLEGPKDQNDGDYAMDSESCLEKLSALSASLARVVVPVTEEDMEMDEFPADGENTEQEESLRKEREAQEKHKKLFEGLKFFLSREVPREALAFIIRSFGGEVSWDKSLCIGATYDEKEPSITHQIVDRPTQPTPVIGRCYVQPQWVFDSVNARLRLPVEDYFPGVLLPPHLSPFVTEKEGDYMPPEKLKLLALQRGETPGNATESEEESEEEEEGGSEEEEEGSEEEEEGSEEEEEARLKVMEEQRTQGKKPQVTMGTLDKRRQLPQEEENEAKRLAIMTMKKREKYLYDKIMFGKRRKVREANKLAQKRKAHDEAVKAEKRRRKKGSQA, encoded by the exons ATGGGGggcttggagaagaaaaag tATGAGAGGGGATCTGCCACCAACTACATCACCAGAAACAAGGCCAGGAAGAAGCTACAGCTGAGCCTTGCTGATTTCAG GCGCCTGTGTATCCTCAAGGGTATTTACCCCCACGAGCCAAAACACAAGAAGAAGGTGAACAAGGGCTCCACTGCGGCCAGGACCTTTTACCTGCTCAAGGACATCAAGTTTCTTCTCCACGAGCCCATCGTCAACAAGTTCCGGAGCTACAAG GTGTTTGTCCGGAAGCTCCGGAAAGCCTACGGAAAGAGTGAGTGGAATACGGTGGAACGGCTGAAAGACAACAAGCCCACCTACAAGCTTGACCACATCATCAAGGAGAG GTACCCCACGTTCATCGATGCCCTGCGAGACTTGGACGATGCCCTGTCCATGTGCTTTCTGTTCTCCACCTTCCCCCGTACCGGGAAGTGCCACGTTCAAACGATCCAGCTGTGCCGGCGGCTCACCGTGGAGTTCCTCAACTACATTATCACCTCCCGGGCTCTGCGCAAG gtcttcctgtcaaTCAAAGGGATTTACTACCAGGCCGAGGTGCTGGGCCAGCCTATCGTGTGGATCACTCCCTACGCCTTTTCCCACAAC CATCCGACGGATGTGGACTATCGAGTCATGGCCACCTTCACCGAGTTCTACACCACCCTCCTTGGCTTCGTCAACTTCCATCTCTACCAGACACTCAACCTTCAGTACCCCCCCAAG CTGGAAGGGCCCAAAGATCAGAATGATGGGGACTACGCCATGGACTCTGAGAGCTGCCTGGAG AAACTGTCAGCTCTGAGTGCCAGCCTGGCTCGTGTGGTGGTGCCCGTCACGGAGGAGGACATGGAAATGGACGAATTCCCTGCTGATGGG GAGAACACTGAGCAGGAGGAGAGTCTGAGGAAGGAGCGAGAGGCCCAGGAGAAGCACAAGAAGCTGTTTGAGGGGCTGAAGTTCTTCCTGAGCAGGGAGGTCCCCCGGGAGGCCCTGGCCTTCATCATCAG GAGCTTCGGGGGGGAAGTCTCCTGGGACAAATCTCTGTGCATTGGAGCCACGTACGATGAGAAGGAGCCTTCCATCACCCATCAGATTGTGGACCGGCCCACACAGCCCACGCCCGTCATCGGCCG GTGCTATGTCCAGCCCCAGTGGGTGTTTGATTCCGTCAATGCCCGCCTCCGGCTCCCGGTGGAGGACTACTTCCCAGGGGTGCTTCTGCCCCCACACCTCTCGCCTTTTGTGACTGAGAAGGAAGGAGACTACATGCCCCCAGAGAAGCTGAAATTGCTGGCCCTGCAGCGGGGTGAAACCCCAG GAAACGCGACCGAGTCGGAGGAGGAgtcggaggaggaggaggagggaggttcggaggaggaggaggaaggttcggaggaggaggaggaaggttcggaggaagaggaggaggccaGACTGAAGGTGATGGAAGAACAGAGGACTCAGGGAAAG AAGCCCCAGGTGACCATGGGCACCCTGGACAAGAGGCGCCAGCTGCcgcaggaggaagagaatgaggcgAAGAGGCTGGCCATCATGACcatgaagaagagggagaaatacCTGTATGACAAGATCATGTTCGGCAAGAGGCGGAAAGTGCGCGAG GCAAACAAACTGGCCCAAAAGAGGAAGGCCCATGATGAGGCCGTGAAGgctgagaagaggaggaggaagaaggggagtcAGGCCTGA